A genomic segment from Lignipirellula cremea encodes:
- a CDS encoding MoaD/ThiS family protein, with protein MPIVFIPPASRELAGGVQQVEVTGQNVGQVIDALEEKFPGMRSRLCSDEGLRPGISVTVNDQVGVLGLHHPTPADCEIHFLPALGGG; from the coding sequence ATGCCGATCGTTTTCATCCCGCCGGCTTCCCGCGAGCTGGCCGGCGGAGTCCAGCAGGTCGAAGTGACGGGCCAGAACGTGGGCCAGGTCATCGACGCCCTGGAAGAGAAGTTTCCCGGCATGCGTTCCCGGCTGTGTAGCGACGAAGGTCTGCGGCCGGGGATCTCGGTCACGGTCAACGACCAGGTCGGCGTGCTGGGACTGCACCACCCCACGCCCGCCGATTGCGAGATCCATTTTCTCCCTGCCCTGGGCGGCGGGTAA
- a CDS encoding type II secretion system F family protein — MPDFAYIARDRSGSKVTGSVAAGNEREAAVLLAGKSLFPLKVTPKKPAVQLFGGRVSGQIMAVTYRQLSSLLRSGVPMLRSLQVIRDQSSNVRLKAVLTQVHAGVEEGVSLGESLAQHPRVFSEMAINMVRAGGEGGFLEDALDRVASFTEESEDLKSRTIGALAYPVILSTVGSIVVFVLLVFFVPMFAEMFDRLREMGELPMMTDWLLGFSNLLGGWWWVMALLALVGGFFLRNYVATPAGRRWKDAVLLKLPLLGSIFQNLAVARFCRVLGTLLHNGVPILKSLEISGDAAGNRILSEAIEKATENITSGETLAAPLAASKRFPQTVVEMIAVAEESNTLDRVLIEAADSLERRTSRRLDLIVRMLEPVMLLLLAGIVLFVVVALLLPVIKMSRAL, encoded by the coding sequence GTGCCAGACTTTGCTTACATCGCCCGGGATCGCAGCGGCTCCAAAGTGACGGGCAGCGTCGCTGCTGGCAACGAGCGCGAAGCGGCCGTTTTGCTGGCGGGCAAGTCGCTGTTCCCCTTGAAAGTAACGCCCAAGAAGCCGGCGGTGCAGCTGTTTGGCGGGCGCGTTAGCGGACAGATCATGGCCGTCACGTATCGCCAGCTATCGTCGCTGCTGCGTTCCGGCGTGCCGATGCTGCGGTCGCTGCAGGTGATCCGCGACCAGTCCTCGAACGTGCGGTTAAAGGCGGTGCTGACCCAGGTGCACGCCGGGGTCGAAGAAGGCGTCTCTCTGGGAGAATCGCTGGCCCAGCATCCGCGCGTGTTCAGCGAGATGGCGATCAACATGGTGCGGGCCGGCGGCGAAGGCGGCTTCCTGGAAGACGCCCTGGACCGGGTGGCCAGCTTTACCGAAGAATCCGAAGATCTGAAAAGCCGTACGATCGGGGCGCTAGCTTATCCGGTCATTTTGTCGACGGTCGGCTCGATCGTGGTGTTTGTGCTGCTGGTCTTTTTTGTGCCGATGTTCGCCGAAATGTTTGACCGCCTGCGCGAGATGGGCGAGCTGCCCATGATGACCGACTGGCTGCTGGGATTCAGCAATCTGCTTGGGGGCTGGTGGTGGGTGATGGCGCTTCTGGCGCTGGTCGGCGGATTTTTCCTGCGGAATTATGTCGCCACGCCGGCGGGTCGTCGCTGGAAAGACGCCGTCCTGCTCAAGCTGCCGTTGCTGGGCAGCATCTTTCAGAATCTGGCGGTCGCCCGGTTTTGCCGCGTGCTGGGAACGCTGCTGCACAACGGCGTGCCGATTCTGAAATCGCTCGAGATCAGCGGCGATGCGGCCGGCAATCGGATCCTGTCCGAAGCGATCGAAAAAGCGACCGAGAATATTACCTCGGGCGAAACGCTGGCCGCCCCGCTGGCCGCCAGCAAACGCTTCCCGCAAACGGTGGTCGAAATGATCGCCGTCGCCGAAGAATCGAACACGCTGGACCGGGTGCTGATCGAAGCGGCCGACTCCCTGGAACGCCGCACATCCCGCCGCCTGGACCTGATCGTGCGCATGCTGGAGCCGGTCATGCTGCTGCTGCTGGCGGGGATTGTGCTGTTTGTTGTGGTTGCCTTGTTGTTGCCTGTGATAAAAATGAGTAGAGCCCTGTAA
- a CDS encoding DUF1559 family PulG-like putative transporter: protein MSIPFECPHCHSWTLVEEEFIGQSGDCFTCRKPITIPVPQLHQPLTNPSARPGLRRQGLLLLGGVVLAVLLLTAGGIAYLLVSAQAASAPGVLAAQHAQTRANFERIAAALEAYRLEHGAYPPAYSVDATGQPLLSWRVLILPYLGYDNIYRQFALDQPFDGDQNQWLSSNPPAEFSDPDDLAGVGETACMAVIGPRTLFNGNRPVKREEITDRLDQTLALIEVHGHGVLWSQPIDLSVDMLGQGLTGLNLGEETRPVRGVYIATADGKAHYLSSSIPADYLQALTTINGGEDAPLADYTEAE, encoded by the coding sequence ATGTCGATCCCTTTTGAATGTCCGCATTGTCATTCCTGGACGCTGGTGGAAGAAGAGTTTATCGGCCAGTCCGGCGACTGCTTCACCTGCCGGAAACCGATCACGATCCCTGTGCCGCAGTTACACCAGCCGCTGACCAATCCGTCGGCCCGGCCTGGCCTGCGTCGCCAGGGACTGCTCCTGCTGGGCGGCGTGGTGCTGGCCGTTCTGCTCCTTACGGCCGGCGGAATCGCGTATCTGCTTGTTTCCGCCCAGGCGGCCTCGGCGCCGGGCGTGCTGGCGGCGCAACACGCCCAGACCCGGGCGAACTTTGAACGGATCGCCGCCGCCCTGGAAGCCTACCGCCTGGAGCATGGCGCCTATCCGCCGGCGTACTCCGTCGACGCGACCGGACAGCCGCTGCTCAGTTGGCGCGTGCTCATTTTGCCGTATCTGGGGTACGACAACATTTACCGGCAGTTCGCCCTGGACCAGCCGTTCGACGGCGACCAGAACCAGTGGCTGTCCAGCAATCCGCCGGCCGAGTTCAGCGATCCCGATGACCTGGCCGGCGTCGGGGAAACGGCCTGCATGGCGGTGATCGGGCCCCGCACTTTGTTCAACGGCAACCGGCCCGTCAAAAGAGAAGAGATCACCGACCGGCTTGACCAAACGCTAGCGCTGATCGAAGTGCACGGGCATGGCGTGCTCTGGTCCCAGCCGATCGACCTGTCCGTGGACATGCTGGGCCAGGGCCTGACCGGACTGAACCTGGGCGAAGAGACTCGGCCTGTTCGCGGCGTGTACATCGCCACGGCCGACGGCAAAGCGCACTACCTTTCCAGCAGTATCCCCGCGGACTATCTCCAGGCGCTCACCACTATCAACGGCGGCGAAGACGCTCCCCTGGCCGACTATACGGAAGCGGAGTAG
- a CDS encoding EF-hand domain-containing protein codes for MPQADILARLLWAKRPLAPLLAVRWGWAACLGMLLAGSTAWGQGGFDLSGILRRMDANQNGQLEPNEVSERARRFVDRLAEKAELDPSQPLPLEKLLQSYTDEKSGDGDKSRDGDRDSRSSRFSGPSKSEPLVGSFGVGSELPVPPGFDIPADSPLASPLPLAQRYDAKVIEDAEKILARYDKNGDQLLDREEWEKARWRSDPRQSDLNRDGKLSKTELCERVAQHEKSRSSSSSSSSGSSRGYSSSRSSGGSSSSSGGSSSSSDSTSKYRRYAESLLKQYDTNKNGVLEKDEWRGESANADSNNDSVVTLDELTVRLSNYSKDSGSSSSSSGSSSTTASSTSSSRPSSSSRSSWSGRSSYSRSSYSRSSSRDKKDEEPKSYRFLAPTERLPSGLPDWFARNDADGDGQIKMAEYSAAWTKALVDEFIAFDRDGNGFITPEEALAAEEEKK; via the coding sequence ATGCCCCAGGCTGACATCCTTGCAAGGCTGCTGTGGGCGAAACGTCCGCTGGCTCCACTTCTGGCAGTCCGCTGGGGCTGGGCCGCCTGTCTGGGAATGCTGCTGGCCGGGTCCACGGCCTGGGGCCAGGGCGGTTTCGACCTTTCCGGCATCCTTCGCCGGATGGATGCGAACCAGAACGGGCAGCTGGAACCGAACGAAGTTTCCGAACGGGCCCGGCGGTTTGTCGATCGTCTGGCCGAAAAGGCCGAGCTCGATCCCAGCCAGCCGCTGCCGCTGGAGAAGCTGCTGCAGTCGTATACCGACGAGAAGTCGGGCGATGGCGATAAATCGCGAGACGGCGATCGCGACTCCCGTTCCTCCCGGTTCAGCGGTCCCTCCAAAAGCGAACCGCTGGTCGGCAGCTTCGGCGTCGGCAGTGAGTTGCCGGTTCCGCCCGGTTTCGATATTCCCGCCGACAGCCCGCTGGCTTCGCCGTTGCCGCTGGCTCAGCGTTACGACGCCAAGGTGATTGAAGACGCGGAAAAGATCCTGGCCCGCTACGACAAAAACGGGGACCAGCTGCTTGACCGCGAAGAATGGGAAAAGGCCCGCTGGCGTTCCGACCCCCGTCAGTCCGACTTGAACCGCGACGGCAAACTCAGCAAGACCGAGCTTTGCGAGCGCGTCGCCCAACATGAAAAGTCCCGCAGCAGTAGCAGTTCTTCCTCCAGCGGCAGCAGTCGCGGCTATTCCAGCTCGCGCTCCAGCGGCGGCTCCAGCAGCAGTTCGGGCGGCTCCAGCAGCAGTTCCGATTCCACCTCCAAGTACCGGCGGTATGCGGAAAGTCTGCTCAAGCAGTACGACACCAACAAGAACGGCGTGCTGGAAAAAGACGAATGGCGCGGCGAATCGGCCAACGCCGACAGCAACAACGACAGTGTCGTCACGCTGGATGAGCTGACGGTCCGTCTTTCCAATTACAGCAAGGACTCCGGTTCGTCCAGCAGTTCCAGTGGTTCTTCGTCGACGACGGCCTCTTCGACCTCGTCCAGTCGCCCCAGTTCTTCTTCCCGCTCCAGCTGGTCGGGCCGCTCGAGTTATTCCCGCTCCAGCTATTCCCGCTCTTCTTCGCGCGATAAAAAGGATGAAGAGCCCAAGTCATATCGTTTTCTGGCGCCGACCGAGCGACTGCCCAGCGGCTTGCCCGATTGGTTCGCGCGGAACGACGCCGACGGCGATGGGCAGATTAAAATGGCCGAGTATAGCGCCGCCTGGACCAAAGCGCTGGTGGATGAATTCATCGCATTCGATCGGGATGGGAACGGATTCATCACTCCGGAAGAAGCACTGGCGGCCGAGGAAGAAAAGAAATAG
- a CDS encoding trans-sulfuration enzyme family protein: protein MEFRTRAIHVGNERDKATGAVVPPIHLASTFIQPGAGEWGEYDYSRSGNPTRKNLERTLASLEGGTGALAFASGMAATHGATMLLEAGDHILAGSDIYGGTYRLLHKVASRAGVTVSLAKEATPQALTAELTPRTKMLWIESPGNPLMSITDIRACSEFAKRHQLLLAVDNTFATPVLTRPLELGADIVMHSATKYLGGHSDSLAGALVVGDQDLYNRLYFIQNATGAVLSPFDSFLISRGLKTLELRVREQSKTALALAQFLAADPRVKRVLYPGLPGHPGHATAVTQMDGAFGAMLTFELQGDFAKTKRVVQATHLFQLAVSLGAVESLIEQPASMSHASYDAAARAEHGITDGLIRLSVGLEAVADLQADLDQALNA from the coding sequence ATGGAATTCCGTACCCGCGCCATCCATGTCGGCAATGAACGGGACAAAGCAACCGGCGCCGTGGTGCCGCCGATCCATCTGGCTTCGACCTTCATCCAGCCGGGGGCCGGCGAGTGGGGCGAGTACGATTACTCGCGCTCCGGCAATCCCACCCGCAAAAACCTGGAGCGGACGCTCGCTTCGCTGGAAGGCGGTACGGGGGCGCTGGCCTTTGCCTCCGGCATGGCGGCCACCCATGGCGCCACCATGCTGCTGGAAGCGGGCGATCATATTCTGGCCGGTTCCGATATTTACGGCGGCACGTATCGACTGCTGCACAAGGTCGCCAGCCGCGCCGGAGTGACGGTCAGCCTGGCGAAAGAAGCCACCCCCCAGGCCCTCACTGCCGAACTGACGCCCCGCACCAAAATGCTGTGGATCGAAAGCCCCGGCAATCCGCTGATGTCGATCACCGACATTCGCGCCTGCAGCGAGTTCGCCAAACGGCATCAGCTGTTGCTGGCGGTCGACAACACGTTCGCCACGCCCGTGCTGACCCGGCCGCTGGAGCTGGGCGCCGATATTGTGATGCATTCGGCCACCAAGTATCTGGGCGGGCATAGCGATTCGCTGGCCGGAGCGCTGGTGGTCGGCGACCAGGATCTGTACAACCGGCTGTACTTTATCCAGAACGCCACCGGCGCGGTGCTCTCGCCGTTTGACTCCTTCCTGATCAGCCGCGGTTTGAAAACGCTAGAGCTGCGCGTCCGCGAGCAGTCCAAAACGGCCCTCGCCCTGGCCCAGTTCCTGGCGGCCGACCCGCGGGTGAAACGGGTCCTGTATCCGGGCCTGCCGGGACATCCCGGGCACGCCACCGCCGTCACACAGATGGACGGCGCCTTTGGAGCGATGCTGACCTTTGAGCTGCAGGGCGACTTCGCCAAAACGAAGCGGGTCGTGCAGGCGACCCACCTGTTCCAGCTGGCGGTCAGCCTGGGAGCGGTGGAATCGCTGATCGAACAGCCGGCATCCATGTCGCACGCCAGCTACGACGCGGCCGCCCGGGCCGAGCACGGCATCACCGACGGGCTCATCCGTCTCAGCGTCGGCCTGGAAGCGGTGGCTGATCTGCAGGCGGATCTGGACCAGGCTCTCAATGCCTGA
- a CDS encoding GspE/PulE family protein, translated as MEAGEILLRRGLLDQRQLERSRASSDGGRLIDSVVQLGFVTEEQALQALGEEVGLEYIDLRETEIDLSLLATFPQKLIHRESLFPIRRENGRLVVATSDPFDLYPIDEVSAATGLSVEPVLAPRAEIARLVKQHLGVGSETVEGLIAQKDKDEIELVGELETDGSELSEMAQEASVVRLVNEILLEAIDSRASDVHLESQGSGLVIRYRVDGLLHPQPTPPEINRFQSAIVSRLKIMARMNIAEKRLPQDGRIKLKFAGREIDVRVSVIPMIHGEGIVLRILDKGSMEFSLQKLGMAPETHHTFGQLIRMPHGIVLVTGPTGSGKTTTLYSALIEINNPETKIITTEDPVEYQLDGINQIQVHSRIGLTFAQSLRSILRHDPDVVLVGEIRDLETAESAIQASLTGHLVFSTLHTNDAAGAYTRMVDMGVEPFLVASTVEAVMAQRLVRRLCPHCKQPHDPSPQDLPRDFPHAKRDDGVLFRHVGCRECRHVGYRGRLGIYELLLTTEEIRQLAHDRTSSWVLKQKAIEQGMLTLRHDAWRKSLEGVTTIEEVLRVTKSDDIGRTGKPTA; from the coding sequence ATGGAAGCTGGTGAAATTCTGCTCCGCCGCGGTCTGCTTGACCAGCGTCAACTGGAGCGATCGCGCGCCTCGAGCGATGGCGGACGCCTGATCGATTCCGTCGTTCAGCTCGGCTTTGTGACCGAGGAGCAAGCGCTCCAGGCCCTGGGCGAAGAAGTCGGCCTGGAATATATCGATCTCCGCGAGACCGAAATCGATCTGAGTCTGCTGGCGACCTTCCCGCAGAAGCTCATCCATCGCGAGTCGCTGTTTCCCATCCGCCGCGAAAATGGCCGCCTGGTCGTCGCCACCAGCGATCCGTTTGACCTCTACCCCATCGACGAAGTCAGCGCCGCCACCGGCCTGTCCGTCGAACCCGTGCTGGCCCCCCGGGCCGAAATCGCCCGCCTTGTCAAACAGCACCTGGGCGTCGGCAGCGAAACGGTCGAAGGACTGATCGCCCAGAAAGATAAAGACGAGATCGAGCTGGTCGGCGAGCTCGAAACGGACGGCTCCGAACTTTCCGAAATGGCCCAGGAGGCCTCGGTCGTTCGTCTGGTGAACGAAATCCTGCTGGAAGCGATCGACTCCCGGGCGAGCGACGTGCACCTGGAATCGCAGGGTTCCGGCCTGGTCATTCGCTACCGCGTCGACGGCCTGCTGCACCCCCAGCCGACCCCGCCGGAGATCAACCGTTTCCAGTCGGCCATTGTCAGCCGCCTGAAAATCATGGCCCGGATGAACATTGCGGAGAAGCGATTGCCGCAGGACGGCCGCATCAAGCTCAAGTTCGCCGGCCGCGAGATCGACGTTCGCGTGTCGGTCATCCCCATGATCCACGGGGAAGGGATCGTGCTGCGTATTCTCGACAAAGGGTCGATGGAATTCTCGCTGCAGAAGCTGGGCATGGCGCCGGAAACCCATCACACGTTCGGCCAGCTGATCCGCATGCCGCACGGCATTGTGCTGGTCACCGGTCCGACCGGTTCGGGGAAAACGACCACCCTGTATAGCGCGCTGATCGAGATCAACAACCCGGAAACCAAGATCATCACGACCGAGGATCCGGTCGAATACCAGCTGGACGGCATCAACCAGATCCAGGTGCATTCGCGGATCGGGCTCACTTTCGCCCAGTCGCTGCGCAGCATTCTGCGGCATGACCCCGATGTCGTTCTGGTGGGTGAAATCCGCGACCTGGAAACGGCCGAAAGCGCAATCCAGGCCTCGCTGACGGGGCACCTGGTGTTCAGCACGCTCCATACCAACGACGCCGCCGGCGCTTATACCCGTATGGTCGATATGGGCGTGGAGCCGTTCCTGGTCGCCAGCACGGTCGAGGCCGTGATGGCCCAGCGACTAGTGCGGCGGTTATGCCCCCATTGCAAGCAGCCGCATGACCCGTCGCCGCAGGATCTGCCGCGCGACTTCCCGCACGCCAAAAGAGACGACGGCGTTTTATTCCGACATGTCGGCTGCCGCGAATGCCGCCACGTCGGATACCGCGGGCGACTGGGCATTTACGAGTTGCTGCTTACCACCGAAGAGATCCGCCAGCTGGCCCATGACCGGACCAGCAGCTGGGTGCTCAAGCAGAAAGCGATTGAACAAGGAATGCTCACCCTGCGCCACGACGCCTGGCGAAAGTCCCTGGAAGGCGTCACCACCATAGAGGAAGTTCTCCGCGTTACCAAGAGCGACGACATCGGCCGCACCGGCAAGCCCACCGCCTAG
- the gspG gene encoding type II secretion system major pseudopilin GspG codes for MSRPETSPSARRGGFTLLEVLLVMAILVILGSTATYFFVGVKRNADSDAARLQINMFESMLDNYNLHVSAYPSTNAGLEALRTRPSDLKDPNRWKGPYINKEIPLDPWGNPYEYEMRGEMPDGSPAFLITSYGPDGIEGGPDDITSDQ; via the coding sequence ATGTCCCGCCCTGAAACATCCCCGTCCGCTCGCCGCGGGGGCTTTACCCTGCTGGAAGTGTTGCTGGTGATGGCGATCCTGGTGATCCTGGGATCGACGGCCACGTATTTCTTTGTGGGCGTCAAACGGAACGCGGACTCCGACGCGGCCCGGCTGCAGATCAACATGTTTGAGAGCATGCTGGATAACTACAACCTGCACGTGTCCGCGTACCCTTCGACCAACGCCGGACTGGAGGCGCTGCGCACCCGGCCTTCGGATCTGAAAGACCCGAACCGCTGGAAAGGTCCGTACATTAACAAAGAGATCCCGCTCGACCCCTGGGGCAACCCGTACGAGTACGAAATGCGCGGGGAAATGCCCGACGGATCCCCAGCCTTTTTGATCACCTCGTACGGTCCCGACGGCATCGAAGGCGGCCCCGACGACATTACCAGCGACCAGTAA